One segment of Cydia amplana chromosome 16, ilCydAmpl1.1, whole genome shotgun sequence DNA contains the following:
- the LOC134655386 gene encoding probable methylcrotonoyl-CoA carboxylase beta chain, mitochondrial yields MLRILRGAQRLSGQCRHYSQATVIGSEPNRSDPTYLENKARMDELVAELRQKTSDVIRGGSEDAVKRHTDRGKLLVRDRINRLVDEGSDVLELSTLAATDMYKNQVPGAGIVTAIGKVHGQECVIVANDSTVKGGTYFPVTIKKHLRAQAIAQECRLPCIYLVDSGGAHLPDQADVFPDREHFGRIFYNQANMSAEGIPQIAVVMGSCTAGGAYIPSMSDESIIVKNQGTIFLAGPPLVKAATGEVVTAEELGGADLHCRQSGVTDHYAQNDEHALLLARNVVANLNSNADRMVRVKTPQVEEPKFDIDDLHGIVNANLQRPYDVRELIARIVDGSRFHEFKELYGDTLVCGFAFIYGHPVGVIGNNGVLLSESALKGAHFIQLCAARKIPLLFLQNINGFNVGREAEAGGIAKNGAKMVTAVSCFKGPKVTVLVGGSFGAGNYGMCGRAYSPSFLYMWPNSRISVMGGPQAATVLSLVSKAKAEREGRKWTEEDDRKVRAPLEEKFEREGRPYYSTARLWDDGIVAPKDTRKVIGLSLSAALNAPFRESKFGIFRM; encoded by the coding sequence atgttaaGAATACTGAGAGGAGCTCAGCGTTTGAGCGGACAATGCCGCCACTACAGCCAAGCCACGGTTATAGGCAGCGAGCCGAACAGAAGCGACCCTACGTACTTAGAAAATAAGGCGAGAATGGACGAGCTCGTTGCAGAGCTCCGCCAAAAAACAAGTGACGTTATACGCGGCGGGTCGGAGGACGCCGTCAAGAGGCACACCGATCGCGGCAAGCTGCTCGTGCGAGACAGAATAAACCGGCTCGTCGACGAGGGCAGCGATGTACTCGAGTTGAGCACGCTAGCCGCCACCGACATGTACAAGAACCAGGTCCCCGGAGCTGGCATAGTTACAGCGATCGGCAAAGTTCACGGCCAAGAATGCGTGATAGTCGCGAACGACTCCACTGTTAAAGGAGGCACGTATTTCCCGGTGACGATCAAGAAACATCTGCGCGCACAGGCGATTGCGCAAGAGTGCCGGCTTCCGTGCATTTACCTCGTCGACTCCGGAGGCGCTCACTTACCGGATCAGGCCGACGTCTTCCCTGACAGGGAGCACTTCGGACGGATATTCTATAATCAGGCCAATATGTCTGCCGAGGGCATACCGCAGATAGCTGTCGTTATGGGCTCGTGCACGGCCGGCGGTGCATACATTCCTAGCATGTCAGATGAGAGCATTATTGTTAAAAATCAGGGTACGATTTTCTTGGCCGGTCCACCTTTAGTAAAAGCAGCTACGGGGGAAGTAGTTACCGCAGAAGAATTAGGAGGCGCTGATCTTCATTGCCGACAATCCGGTGTGACAGATCATTACGCTCAAAACGACGAGCATGCTCTGTTGTTAGCTAGAAACGTTGTTGCTAACTTAAACAGTAATGCTGACCGTATGGTACGAGTGAAAACTCCTCAGGTAGAAGAGCCAAAGTTCGACATTGACGATCTGCACGGGATTGTAAACGCGAATTTACAAAGACCTTACGATGTCCGAGAATTAATAGCGAGAATCGTCGATGGCAGTAGATTCCATGAATTCAAAGAGTTGTATGGTGATACTTTAGTGTGTGGGTTCGCATTTATTTACGGGCACCCTGTTGGTGTGATAGGAAATAATGGAGTGTTGTTGTCTGAGTCTGCGTTGAAGGGTGCCCACTTTATACAGCTGTGTGCAGCGAGGAAGATACCTTTGTTGTTCCTGCAGAACATCAACGGTTTCAACGTCGGTCGCGAGGCTGAAGCGGGTGGTATTGCCAAAAATGGTGCTAAAATGGTGACCGCTGTCAGTTGTTTCAAAGGCCCTAAGGTCACTGTTCTTGTCGGTGGTAGCTTCGGCGCAGGCAACTATGGTATGTGTGGACGAGCGTATTCCCCAAGCTTCCTTTACATGTGGCCAAACTCAAGGATTTCAGTGATGGGTGGGCCTCAAGCCGCGACCGTTCTGTCGCTAGTTTCTAAAGCCAAAGCCGAGCGAGAAGGCAGGAAGTGGACTGAAGAGGATGACAGGAAAGTCAGAGCACCATTGGAAGAAAAGTTCGAAAGGGAAGGCCGACCATACTACAGCACTGCCCGATTATGGGACGACGGTATTGTAGCTCCCAAAGACACTAGAAAAGTTATAGGACTAAGTTTATCCGCTGCTCTGAATGCACCGTTCAGAGAAAGTAAATTCGGCATATTTAGAATGTAA